One segment of Carya illinoinensis cultivar Pawnee chromosome 13, C.illinoinensisPawnee_v1, whole genome shotgun sequence DNA contains the following:
- the LOC122291755 gene encoding probable LRR receptor-like serine/threonine-protein kinase At1g06840 isoform X2 gives MELSGNLSSKLGRLSNLTILNFMWNNISGSIPKEIGNLASLELLLLNGNQLTGPLPEELGYLPKLDRIQIDENNISGPIPISFANLNKTRHFHMNNNSISGQIPPELYKLPSLLHLLLDNNNLSGYLPPELSKMPLLRILQLDNNNFNGATIPASYGDMSQLVKLSLRNCNLQGEMPDMSRVPELLYLDLSSNKLNGSIPPDRLSENITTIDLSNNHLTGEIPINFTGLPHLQRLLIANNSLGGSIPSSIWQNRTLNKMENFTVELQHNELSNITGSTDLPPNVTVWLQGNPLCSNPNLVQFCGSESEDESKSQGPTNNKSLCSCPPSYEDSPTSDGCACAAPLLVGYRLKSPGFSDFLPYKSDFEGYLTSGIDLVLHQLHIDSFEWEEGPRLKMYLKLFPENNLFNDSEVQRLVNLFESWDIPDKPIFGPYELLNLTLLDVYKDAIPTPQRSSLSKGALAGIVLGAIAGAVTLSTVVFLLILRRHVRKINAITRKRRASKASMKIDGVKFFSYGELATATNNFNSSTQAGQGGYGKVYKGILVDGSVVAIKRAQEGSLQGEKEFLTEIELLSRLHHRNLVSLVGYCDEECEQMLVYEFMSNGTLRDNLSANAKDPLNFAMRLRIALGSAKGILYLHTDANPPIFHRDIKASNILLDSKYTAKVADFGLSRLAPVADIEGIVPTYVSTVVMGTPGYLDPEYFLTHKLTDKSDVYSLGVVFLELLTGMQPISHGKNIVREVNIAYQSGMIFSIIDGQMGSYPSEGVVKFLTLALKCCQQETDARPSMAEVVRELESICSMMPEADAITADHMFIDVEKVVTPPSSSSSTVKYPYVSLDVSGSNLVSEVTPVIKPR, from the exons ATGGAATTGTCAGGAAATTTATCGTCAAAGCTTGGCCGCTTATCAAACCTGACAATATT GAACTTTATGTGGAACAACATAAGTGGGAGTATACCCAAGGAGATAGGCAATCTTGCGTCTTTGGAACTCTT GCTTCTGAATGGAAACCAATTAACAGGTCCACTTCCTGAAGAGCTTGGTTATCTTCCAAAGTTGGACAGAATACAAATTGACGAGAACAACATATCAGGACCAATACCCATCTCATTTGCAAATTTGAACAAAACAAGGCATTT TCACATGAACAACAATTCAATCAGTGGGCAAATCCCGCCAGAGCTATACAAATTGCCAAGTCTTCTTCACTT GCTTCTTGATAATAACAATTTATCAGGGTATCTGCCACCAGAGCTTTCCAAAATGCCACTATTACGAATACT TCAACTTGATAACAACAACTTCAATGGGGCTACAATTCCAGCTTCTTATGGCGATATGTCCCAGTTGGTTAAGTT GAGCCTTAGGAACTGCAACTTGCAAGGAGAGATGCCCGATATGAGCAGAGTACCAGAACTTCTTTATCT AGACCTCAGTTCAAACAAGCTAAACGGATCCATTCCTCCAGATAGGCTTTCTGAGAATATTACAACTAT TGATTTATCCAACAACCATCTTACTGGAGAAATCCCCATCAACTTTACGGGCCTTCCTCATCTCCAGAGACT GTTAATTGCAAACAATTCATTAGGTGGCTCTATTCCATCCAGCATTTGGCAAAACAGGACTTTGAACAAAATGGAAAACTTTACAGT GGAGTTGCAGCACAATGAGCTTTCAAATATTACAGGCAGTACTGATCTACCTCCAAATGTCACTGTCTG GCTTCAAGGGAATCCCTTATGCTCGAACCCAAATCTAGTCCAGTTTTGTGGATCTGAAAGCGAGGATGAAAGTAAAAGTCAAGGTCCAACAAATAACAAATCGCTCTGCTCTTGTCCACCCTCTTATGAAGATTCCCCTACATCTGATGGTTGTGCCTGTGCTGCACCTCTGCTTGTTGGGTATCGGTTAAAAAGTCCTGGATTCTCAGATTTCCTTCCGTACAAATCTGATTTCGAGGGCTACTTAACATCTGGTATTGATTTAGTCCTTCATCAACTGCATATCGATTCATTTGAATGGGAGGAAGGACCACGGCTGAAAATGTACTTGAAGCTTTTTCCGGAAAATAATCTTTTCAATGATAGTGAGGTCCAGCGACTCGTGAACTTGTTTGAATCATGGGACATACCTGATAAACCCATCTTTGGACCTTATGAACTTCTGAACCTTACTCTGCTGGATGTTTACAAAGATG CAATTCCCACCCCTCAACGGTCTTCTTTAAGCAAAGGCGCATTGGCTGGCATAGTACTGGGGGCCATTGCAGGTGCAGTAACATTGTCCACTGTTGTTTTTCTTCTGATACTGAGAAGGCATGTGAGGAAAATCAATGCAATTACAAGAAAACGTCGTG CATCTAAGGCCTCCATGAAAATTGATGGCGTGAAGTTTTTCTCTTATGGAGAATTGGCTACAGCTACAAACAATTTTAACAGCTCCACTCAGGCTGGCCAAGGAGGGTACGGAAAAGTTTATAAAGGAATTCTGGTTGATGGCTCAGTAGTGGCCATAAAACGTGCACAAGAGGGATCCTTGCAGGGTGAGAAGGAGTTCTTGACAGAGATAGAATTGTTGTCAAGGTTACATCATCGAAACCTTGTGTCTTTAGTTGGATACTGTGACGAAGAATGCGAACAG ATGTTGGTCTATGAGTTTATGTCAAATGGTACTCTACGGGATAACCTTTCTG CCAATGCTAAAGATCCTCTGAATTTTGCTATGAGATTGAGAATTGCCCTAGGATCAGCGAAGGGCATCCTCTACCTGCATACAGATGCTAATCCTCCGATATTTCACCGAGATATCAAGGCTAGCAATATATTATTGGACTCTAAGTACACGGCAAAAGTTGCTGATTTTGGACTTTCGCGACTTGCCCCAGTTGCAGATATTGAAGGGATCGTTCCTACTTATGTATCCACAGTTGTGATGGGAACACCA GGCTACCTAGATCCAGAGTACTTCTTAACTCATAAGCTGACGGACAAAAGTGATGTTTATAGTCTTGGTGTTGTTTTTCTAGAACTCCTGACTGGGATGCAGCCAATCTCACATGGCAAAAACATTGTTAGAGAG GTTAATATTGCATATCAATCTGGTATGATCTTTTCGATCATTGATGGGCAGATGGGGTCTTATCCTTCTGAAGGTGTAGTGAAATTTTTAACCTTGGCCCTCAAGTGTTGCCAACAAGAGACAGATGCAAGACCTTCAATGGCAGAGGTGGTTCGAGAACTTGAAAGCATATGCAGTATGATGCCGGAGGCTGACGCCATAACAGCAGATCACATGTTCATAGATGTGGAAAAAGTTGTGActccaccatcatcatcatcctctaCAGTGAAGTATCCTTATGTGTCATTAGATGTATCTGGAAGCAACCTTGTTAGTGAAGTCACGCCAGTCATCAAGCctaggtag
- the LOC122291755 gene encoding probable LRR receptor-like serine/threonine-protein kinase At1g06840 isoform X1: MYQSTAWTYGICFISWLCCSSLLAGAQNSITHPEEVKALEEIKRSLIDPNNNLRNWNRGDPCTSNWTGIVCSNGTSNDGYRYVLKLQLLKMELSGNLSSKLGRLSNLTILNFMWNNISGSIPKEIGNLASLELLLLNGNQLTGPLPEELGYLPKLDRIQIDENNISGPIPISFANLNKTRHFHMNNNSISGQIPPELYKLPSLLHLLLDNNNLSGYLPPELSKMPLLRILQLDNNNFNGATIPASYGDMSQLVKLSLRNCNLQGEMPDMSRVPELLYLDLSSNKLNGSIPPDRLSENITTIDLSNNHLTGEIPINFTGLPHLQRLLIANNSLGGSIPSSIWQNRTLNKMENFTVELQHNELSNITGSTDLPPNVTVWLQGNPLCSNPNLVQFCGSESEDESKSQGPTNNKSLCSCPPSYEDSPTSDGCACAAPLLVGYRLKSPGFSDFLPYKSDFEGYLTSGIDLVLHQLHIDSFEWEEGPRLKMYLKLFPENNLFNDSEVQRLVNLFESWDIPDKPIFGPYELLNLTLLDVYKDAIPTPQRSSLSKGALAGIVLGAIAGAVTLSTVVFLLILRRHVRKINAITRKRRASKASMKIDGVKFFSYGELATATNNFNSSTQAGQGGYGKVYKGILVDGSVVAIKRAQEGSLQGEKEFLTEIELLSRLHHRNLVSLVGYCDEECEQMLVYEFMSNGTLRDNLSANAKDPLNFAMRLRIALGSAKGILYLHTDANPPIFHRDIKASNILLDSKYTAKVADFGLSRLAPVADIEGIVPTYVSTVVMGTPGYLDPEYFLTHKLTDKSDVYSLGVVFLELLTGMQPISHGKNIVREVNIAYQSGMIFSIIDGQMGSYPSEGVVKFLTLALKCCQQETDARPSMAEVVRELESICSMMPEADAITADHMFIDVEKVVTPPSSSSSTVKYPYVSLDVSGSNLVSEVTPVIKPR; encoded by the exons ATGTATCAATCAACAGCCTGGACTTATGgaatatgttttatttcatgGTTGTGTTGCTCTTCACTACTCGCCGGAGCACAGAATTCCATCACTCATCCGGAGGAAG TGAAGGCATTGGAGGAAATCAAGAGAAGCTTGATAGATCCAAATAACAATCTGAGAAATTGGAATCGAGGAGATCCTTGCACATCAAATTGGACAGGGATTGTGTGCTCCAATGGGACTTCAAATGATGGATATCGATATGTTCTAAAATT ACAACTTCTGAAAATGGAATTGTCAGGAAATTTATCGTCAAAGCTTGGCCGCTTATCAAACCTGACAATATT GAACTTTATGTGGAACAACATAAGTGGGAGTATACCCAAGGAGATAGGCAATCTTGCGTCTTTGGAACTCTT GCTTCTGAATGGAAACCAATTAACAGGTCCACTTCCTGAAGAGCTTGGTTATCTTCCAAAGTTGGACAGAATACAAATTGACGAGAACAACATATCAGGACCAATACCCATCTCATTTGCAAATTTGAACAAAACAAGGCATTT TCACATGAACAACAATTCAATCAGTGGGCAAATCCCGCCAGAGCTATACAAATTGCCAAGTCTTCTTCACTT GCTTCTTGATAATAACAATTTATCAGGGTATCTGCCACCAGAGCTTTCCAAAATGCCACTATTACGAATACT TCAACTTGATAACAACAACTTCAATGGGGCTACAATTCCAGCTTCTTATGGCGATATGTCCCAGTTGGTTAAGTT GAGCCTTAGGAACTGCAACTTGCAAGGAGAGATGCCCGATATGAGCAGAGTACCAGAACTTCTTTATCT AGACCTCAGTTCAAACAAGCTAAACGGATCCATTCCTCCAGATAGGCTTTCTGAGAATATTACAACTAT TGATTTATCCAACAACCATCTTACTGGAGAAATCCCCATCAACTTTACGGGCCTTCCTCATCTCCAGAGACT GTTAATTGCAAACAATTCATTAGGTGGCTCTATTCCATCCAGCATTTGGCAAAACAGGACTTTGAACAAAATGGAAAACTTTACAGT GGAGTTGCAGCACAATGAGCTTTCAAATATTACAGGCAGTACTGATCTACCTCCAAATGTCACTGTCTG GCTTCAAGGGAATCCCTTATGCTCGAACCCAAATCTAGTCCAGTTTTGTGGATCTGAAAGCGAGGATGAAAGTAAAAGTCAAGGTCCAACAAATAACAAATCGCTCTGCTCTTGTCCACCCTCTTATGAAGATTCCCCTACATCTGATGGTTGTGCCTGTGCTGCACCTCTGCTTGTTGGGTATCGGTTAAAAAGTCCTGGATTCTCAGATTTCCTTCCGTACAAATCTGATTTCGAGGGCTACTTAACATCTGGTATTGATTTAGTCCTTCATCAACTGCATATCGATTCATTTGAATGGGAGGAAGGACCACGGCTGAAAATGTACTTGAAGCTTTTTCCGGAAAATAATCTTTTCAATGATAGTGAGGTCCAGCGACTCGTGAACTTGTTTGAATCATGGGACATACCTGATAAACCCATCTTTGGACCTTATGAACTTCTGAACCTTACTCTGCTGGATGTTTACAAAGATG CAATTCCCACCCCTCAACGGTCTTCTTTAAGCAAAGGCGCATTGGCTGGCATAGTACTGGGGGCCATTGCAGGTGCAGTAACATTGTCCACTGTTGTTTTTCTTCTGATACTGAGAAGGCATGTGAGGAAAATCAATGCAATTACAAGAAAACGTCGTG CATCTAAGGCCTCCATGAAAATTGATGGCGTGAAGTTTTTCTCTTATGGAGAATTGGCTACAGCTACAAACAATTTTAACAGCTCCACTCAGGCTGGCCAAGGAGGGTACGGAAAAGTTTATAAAGGAATTCTGGTTGATGGCTCAGTAGTGGCCATAAAACGTGCACAAGAGGGATCCTTGCAGGGTGAGAAGGAGTTCTTGACAGAGATAGAATTGTTGTCAAGGTTACATCATCGAAACCTTGTGTCTTTAGTTGGATACTGTGACGAAGAATGCGAACAG ATGTTGGTCTATGAGTTTATGTCAAATGGTACTCTACGGGATAACCTTTCTG CCAATGCTAAAGATCCTCTGAATTTTGCTATGAGATTGAGAATTGCCCTAGGATCAGCGAAGGGCATCCTCTACCTGCATACAGATGCTAATCCTCCGATATTTCACCGAGATATCAAGGCTAGCAATATATTATTGGACTCTAAGTACACGGCAAAAGTTGCTGATTTTGGACTTTCGCGACTTGCCCCAGTTGCAGATATTGAAGGGATCGTTCCTACTTATGTATCCACAGTTGTGATGGGAACACCA GGCTACCTAGATCCAGAGTACTTCTTAACTCATAAGCTGACGGACAAAAGTGATGTTTATAGTCTTGGTGTTGTTTTTCTAGAACTCCTGACTGGGATGCAGCCAATCTCACATGGCAAAAACATTGTTAGAGAG GTTAATATTGCATATCAATCTGGTATGATCTTTTCGATCATTGATGGGCAGATGGGGTCTTATCCTTCTGAAGGTGTAGTGAAATTTTTAACCTTGGCCCTCAAGTGTTGCCAACAAGAGACAGATGCAAGACCTTCAATGGCAGAGGTGGTTCGAGAACTTGAAAGCATATGCAGTATGATGCCGGAGGCTGACGCCATAACAGCAGATCACATGTTCATAGATGTGGAAAAAGTTGTGActccaccatcatcatcatcctctaCAGTGAAGTATCCTTATGTGTCATTAGATGTATCTGGAAGCAACCTTGTTAGTGAAGTCACGCCAGTCATCAAGCctaggtag